A section of the Oryza sativa Japonica Group chromosome 1, ASM3414082v1 genome encodes:
- the LOC4324604 gene encoding cytochrome P450 CYP72A616: MVLGGWLLMWAPASSPTILVAFGLLFGLVLAWQAGLQLHRLWWRPRRLEKALRARGLRGSSYRFLTGDLAEESRRRKEAWARPLPLRCHDIAPRIEPFLHDAVVRPEQHYGKPCITWLGPTPEVHVTDPELAKVVMSNKFGHFEKIRFQALSKLLPQGLSYHEGEKWAKHRRILNPAFQLEKLKLMLPVFSACCEELISRWMGAIGSDGSYEVDCWPELKSLTGDVISRTAFGSSYLEGRRIFELQGELFERVMKSVEKIFIPGYMYLPTENNRKMHQINKEIESILRSMIGKRMQAMKEGESTKDDLLGILLESNMRHTEENSQSSQGLTIKDIMEECKLFYFAGADTTSVLLTWTILLLSMHPEWQDRARKEILGLFGKNKPEYDGLNNLKIVTMILYEVLRLYPPFIELKRRTYKEMKIGGVTYPAGVIINLPVLFIHHDLKIWGSDVHEFKPERFSEGISKASKDPGAFLPFGWGPRICIGQNFALLEAKMALCLILQRLEFELAPTYTHAPHTMITLHPMHGAQIKIRAI; encoded by the exons ATGGTTCTTGGAGGGTGGCTGTTGATGTGGGCTCCGGCCTCATCGCCAACAATCCTCGTGGCGTTCGGTCTCCTCTTCGGCCTCGTCCTCGCGTGGCAGGCCGGcctccagctccaccgcctgtggtggcggccgcggcggctggAGAAGGCGCTGCGGGCGCGGGGCCTCCGCGGCTCGTCCTACCGCTTCCTCACCGGCGACCTCGCGGAGGAGAGCCGGCGGAGGAAGGAGGCCTGGGcgaggccgctgccgctgcggtGCCACGACATCGCGCCGCGCATCGAGCCGTTCCTCCACGACGCCGTCGTCAGGCCGGAGCAGCACTACGGCAAGCCGTGCATCACCTGGCTCGGCCCGACGCCGGAGGTGCACGTCACCGATCCCGAGCTGGCCAAGGTCGTCATGTCCAACAAGTTCGGCCACTTCGAGAAGATCAGGTTCCAGGCGCTATCGAAGCTGCTGCCCCAGGGCCTCTCCTACCACGAGGGCGAGAAGTGGGCCAAGCACAGGAGGATCCTCAACCCGGCTTTCCAGCTCGAGAAGCTCAAG CTCATGCTGCCGGTGTTTTCTGCGTGCTGCGAGGAGCTGATCAGCAGGTGGATGGGGGCCATTGGTTCTGATGGCTCGTACGAGGTGGATTGCTGGCCGGAGCTCAAGAGCCTCACCGGAGATGTCATCTCGCGCACCGCGTTCGGAAGCAGCTATCTTGAAGGAAGAAGGATCTTCGAGCTGCAGGGCGAGCTATTTGAGCGTGTAATGAAATCCGTCGAGAAGATTTTCATCCCGGGTTACAT GTATTTGCCTACTGAGAACAACCGGAAGATGCATCAAATTAATAAAGAGATCGAATCGATTCTAAGGAGTATGATTGGGAAAAGAATGCAAGCTATGAAAGAAGGTGAAAGCACAAAAGATGATTTACTTGGCATATTGCTTGAGTCAAACATGAGACACACGGAAGAGAATAGTCAATCAAGCCAAGGCTTGACAATCAAGGATATCATGGAGGAATGCAAGTTGTTCTACTTTGCAGGAGCGGATACAACATCAGTGCTTCTCACATGGACCATATTGCTATTAAGCATGCACCCCGAGTGGCAGGATCGTGCAAGGAAAGAGATCCTAGGACTATTTGGGAAGAACAAACCTGAGTACGATGGCTTGAACAACCTCAAAATT GTGACAATGATCCTCTATGAGGTTCTTAGGTTGTACCCACCGTTCATCGAGCTTAAGCGGAGAACATACAAGGAGATGAAGATAGGAGGCGTCACTTACCCTGCTGGTGTCATCATTAATCTTCCCGTGCTGTTCATCCACCATGATCTGAAAATCTGGGGAAGTGACGTGCATGAGTTCAAACCAGAGAGGTTCTCTGAGGGGATCTCTAAGGCATCTAAGGATCCGGGTGCGTTCCTCCCATTCGGTTGGGGACCGCGAATCTGCATCGGCCAAAACTTCGCGTTGCTTGAGGCCAAGATGGCGTTGTGTCTGATTCTTCAACGCTTGGAGTTTGAGCTTGCGCCAACGTACACTCATGCGCCACATACTATGATAACTTTACACCCGATGCACGGTGCACAGATTAAAATTAGAGCTATATGA
- the LOC4324603 gene encoding cytochrome P450 CYP72A616 translates to MSKQKTDLRYIFHFRSLPIENNRKMHQINKEIESILRGLIGKRMQAMKEGESTKDDLLGILLESNTKHMEENGQSSQGLTIKDIVEECKLFYFAGAETTSVLLTWTMLLLSIHPEWQDHAREEIMGLFRKNKPDYEGLSRLKIVTMIFYEVLRLHPPFIEIGWKTYKEMEIGGVTYPAGVSIKIPVLFIHHDPDSWGSDVHEFKPERFSEGISKASKDPGAFLPFGWGPRICIGQNFALLESKMALCLILQRLEFELAPSYTHAPHTMVTLHPMHGAQMKVRAI, encoded by the exons ATGAGCAAACAAAAAACTGATTTAAGATATATTTTCCATTTCAGGTCTTTGCCTATTGAGAACAACCGGAAGATGCATCAAATAAATAAAGAGATCGAATCGATTCTAAGAGGTTTAATTGGGAAAAGAATGCAAGCTATGAAAGAAGGTGAAAGCACAAAAGATGATTTACTTGGCATATTGCTTGAGTCAAACACAAAGCACATGGAAGAGAATGGTCAATCAAGCCAGGGGTTGACAATCAAGGATATCGTGGAGGAGTGCAAGCTGTTCTACTTTGCAGGAGCGGAGACAACATCAGTGCTTCTCACATGGACCATGCTGCTATTAAGCATACACCCGGAGTGGCAGGACCATGCAAGGGAAGAGATTATGGGATTATTTAGGAAGAACAAACCTGACTACGAAGGCTTGAGCCGCCTCAAAATT GTGACAATGATCTTCTACGAGGTTCTTCGGTTGCACCCACCGTTCATCGAGATTGGTTGGAAAACATACAAAGAGATGGAGATAGGAGGAGTCACTTACCCAGCTGGTGTtagcattaaaatccccgtgtTGTTCATCCACCATGATCCGGACTCATGGGGAAGTGATGTGCATGAGTTCAAGCCTGAGAGGTTCTCTGAGGGGATCTCTAAGGCGTCTAAGGATCCGGGAGCATTCCTCCCATTCGGTTGGGGGCCACGAATCTGCATCGGCCAAAACTTCGCGCTGCTTGAGTCCAAGATGGCATTGTGCCTGATTCTTCAACGCTTGGAGTTTGAGCTTGCGCCATCATATACTCATGCGCCGCATACTATGGTAACTCTGCATCCAATGCACGGTGCACAGATGAAAGTTAGAGCTATATGA